The nucleotide window GCAGCGCCGTCGGATAAAAGAGATGAATATCACAAAATTTTTATAAATATTGTACAGGAAGCAGAATCAGCAACAGGCATAAGACCGATTATGGCGGTGGTTATTCCATCTGCAGGCTGCAATGCATTTTCAGTTGAAGATGGTTATCATTTTACAGCGATTGGTGTAACGGAAGGCACATTGGCACGATTAGACCGTTCTGAATTAACTGCGGTTGTCTGTCACGAAGCGGCACATCTGGTTTCAGGCGATTCCCGACTTGCGACGACGGTAAGTAACATTTTAGGCATATTTGACCGTCTTAAGTCGCTTTTTACGAAATCAAAACTCTGGCAGGTGTTGTCAAAAACAAGGGCATCCGCAACATTGTTTTTAGCCCGTCCGTTTTTATGGTTTCTGGCGACACTTGGCAAATTTATCACCAGATTTATCTATATGGCGATTTCACGAAACCGCGAATTTCTTGCTGATGCGAATGCAGTAAATATGTGCAAAGACCCGCTTTCGCTTGCCGAGGCGCTTTACAAAATTTCGCAACGATACAGAGGCAGTTTTGAAGTACCGGAATGGTTTGCCTCGCTTTTTATTTTAAATCCAAAAGTATCATTTTTAGACGAAGAATATAGTTTTTTTGCTAATCTTTTCAGCACACACCCGCCTGTTGCAGACCGACTTAAAAAACTGATGACTTGGGCAAAAACAGATGTGATTGAAATTAAAGAGAATTTGCAGAATGGCGGGTTTCAACCCGCTGTCAATGTAGCAAATTCACACCATCTTGTAGCCGAGAATTTATTCTCGGTGAGCGAAGCGCAAAAAGAACCACCACAATTTTTTGCGCATATAAATAAAAAATGGGAAGGACCATTCACACCAATACAGATACTTGCATTAGATACAATTAAGCCATCAACATGGGTTTGTTCAAGAGATAATGATAAAATTACTCGTGCAGGCGATAACGAACTTTTACTACAACTGTTTATTAAAAGAATGTCAGGCGTGGTTTCAAAAAACAGATGTCCGCGCTGTAATGTCCCGTTAGTTGAAAAGCCGTACGAAGGCACTTTTACATTACATTGTAATTTTTGTAGCGGCGATTTGTTAAAATACGGTATATTAGAAAAAGTGATTGTTCGTAAAGATAAAGGATTTTCCAAAGATGAAATAGAAAGTGCTAAAACCTGGCGAGAATTGCAAAAAACAACGATAGCTCCAACTGATGGGTTCCATGAGATTAAGTGTCCGCTTTGTGGTTCACTGATGGCGAAAATGTTTCATACAATACTTACCGCTGTTGTGATTGACCGTTGTGTCAACAAAACATGTCGTGCAATCTGGTGTGATGGTGGCGAGTTAGAAAAAATCCAGATATTAGTTGAAGATGCTGAAAAAACATAAAACTGATACTTGCTCATTTAGCTAAATGAGCAAGTGAGAGCAAATTGGAGGAGGGCAAAGATGCAGAAGTATTTAGATGGGTTTTGTGAAGCGCTGGTTCAGTTGTATGGTGACAATCTGGTTTCAATTGTTCTCTATGGAAGTGCTGTGAAAAGGGAACATATTCTTAAGGAATCAGATGTCAATGTGATGGTGGTTGTAAAAGAACTCACACTTAAAAAACTTGCTTCTCTGGAAAAAACAATCAACCGTGCACAACGGAAAGCGAATATCAGTGTTGTTTTCTGGACGGAAGAAGAACTTAAAAATTCTGCTGATGTTTTTCCTGTTGAGTTTCTTGATATAAAAGAAAAATATCAAGTATTAACAGGCAGGGATATTATCTCGGATATTT belongs to Elusimicrobiota bacterium and includes:
- a CDS encoding zinc metalloprotease HtpX gives rise to the protein MLYSLPAETVLDAREQAERTTRVLFVLILIIYTVFFNLIFAIILICLGKHFYFFIVKKFWLFNVIATGVAFFTAIIHFWFARKRALNEILEQLNAAPSDKRDEYHKIFINIVQEAESATGIRPIMAVVIPSAGCNAFSVEDGYHFTAIGVTEGTLARLDRSELTAVVCHEAAHLVSGDSRLATTVSNILGIFDRLKSLFTKSKLWQVLSKTRASATLFLARPFLWFLATLGKFITRFIYMAISRNREFLADANAVNMCKDPLSLAEALYKISQRYRGSFEVPEWFASLFILNPKVSFLDEEYSFFANLFSTHPPVADRLKKLMTWAKTDVIEIKENLQNGGFQPAVNVANSHHLVAENLFSVSEAQKEPPQFFAHINKKWEGPFTPIQILALDTIKPSTWVCSRDNDKITRAGDNELLLQLFIKRMSGVVSKNRCPRCNVPLVEKPYEGTFTLHCNFCSGDLLKYGILEKVIVRKDKGFSKDEIESAKTWRELQKTTIAPTDGFHEIKCPLCGSLMAKMFHTILTAVVIDRCVNKTCRAIWCDGGELEKIQILVEDAEKT